Proteins encoded within one genomic window of Amycolatopsis sp. 2-15:
- a CDS encoding lipoate--protein ligase family protein — translation MDTGSDVRAEFSDPAENLAFDEALLREGPAAPVLWLWRNPVSVVVGRGQKVAREVRVAECERDGVPVLRRASGGGTVFHDPGNLNVTLVLPGPADRPLEMLGLVMSAAVEKLGLPPRLGERGLFVGDAKLCGFAVFRTKNGLLAHSTLLIDTDAARVGAYLTGPPQDPKPLDSHRSEVASLADHGVRPPEGEVESVVRAAAAGLLGPLVPRPPTDAELERQRVLLDTRYHYDGWHADGKQRR, via the coding sequence GTGGACACCGGGTCGGACGTGCGTGCGGAGTTCAGCGACCCGGCGGAGAACCTGGCGTTCGACGAGGCGCTGCTGCGGGAAGGCCCGGCCGCGCCGGTGCTTTGGCTGTGGCGCAACCCGGTGAGCGTGGTCGTCGGCCGCGGGCAGAAGGTGGCGCGCGAGGTGCGCGTGGCCGAGTGCGAGCGCGACGGTGTGCCGGTGCTGCGCCGGGCCAGCGGTGGCGGCACGGTGTTCCACGATCCGGGCAACCTCAACGTCACGCTCGTGCTGCCTGGCCCCGCCGACCGGCCGCTGGAGATGCTCGGGCTGGTGATGTCGGCGGCCGTCGAGAAACTCGGCCTGCCGCCGCGGCTCGGTGAGCGCGGCCTGTTCGTGGGCGACGCAAAGCTGTGCGGGTTCGCGGTGTTCCGGACCAAGAACGGGCTGCTGGCGCACTCGACGCTGCTGATCGACACCGACGCCGCGCGCGTCGGCGCCTACCTCACCGGGCCGCCGCAGGACCCGAAGCCGCTCGACTCGCACCGCAGCGAGGTCGCGTCGCTGGCCGACCACGGCGTGCGCCCGCCGGAGGGCGAGGTGGAGTCCGTGGTGCGCGCCGCCGCCGCGGGGCTGCTCGGCCCGCTCGTGCCGAGGCCGCCGACGGACGCGGAGCTCGAGCGGCAGCGCGTGCTGCTGGACACGCGCTACCACTACGACGGCTGGCACGCCGACGGGAAACAGCGCCGGTGA